In bacterium, a single window of DNA contains:
- a CDS encoding RHS repeat-associated core domain-containing protein: MREYVNDANGVVCTIDYDYRGWGGYELGWHLKDHLGSTVAVVAQPVLSVPPEVPLKPGQRILWTGSYESFGRPDSNVPVCPGAWENPIQFTGYYSDGDVFEHYYAQARYYDPYTGRFLSRDPADFEYDKSPIAINRYPYAGNNPIRFVDPNGKFFWSWFLGLNPLSIFLDAMTGMVIGGVASLFNENIDFGEGLMSGFLAGLVTGATNQIMLLTGGFSSSLFSLQEFSWNSFSNYSSIIMNSLQNCNLTMRNPSFSGLEGALPMFIHHGIAGLGLSAAGNVFGMFANTANPGWGAFWTGFQISFDVVGFALQYDDFTQHFFQLYEPKYESPIHKLGE; the protein is encoded by the coding sequence ATGCGGGAGTACGTCAACGACGCGAACGGAGTGGTTTGCACGATAGACTACGACTACCGCGGGTGGGGCGGGTACGAGCTGGGGTGGCACCTGAAGGACCACCTGGGCTCGACGGTGGCCGTGGTGGCCCAGCCGGTGCTCTCCGTGCCGCCTGAGGTGCCGCTCAAGCCCGGTCAGCGGATTCTGTGGACGGGGAGTTACGAGTCCTTCGGCCGGCCGGACAGCAACGTCCCGGTGTGCCCCGGCGCGTGGGAGAACCCCATCCAGTTCACGGGGTACTATTCGGACGGGGACGTTTTCGAGCACTACTACGCCCAGGCGCGGTACTACGACCCGTACACGGGGCGGTTCCTCTCCCGCGACCCGGCGGACTTCGAGTACGACAAAAGCCCGATAGCTATTAACCGCTACCCGTACGCGGGGAATAATCCGATACGGTTTGTAGACCCTAACGGCAAGTTTTTCTGGTCGTGGTTCCTCGGGTTGAACCCGTTAAGCATTTTCCTCGACGCGATGACTGGCATGGTTATTGGCGGAGTCGCATCATTATTCAATGAGAATATTGACTTTGGTGAAGGTTTGATGTCAGGGTTTCTTGCAGGTTTAGTTACGGGAGCTACTAATCAGATCATGTTACTTACAGGTGGCTTTTCATCAAGTTTATTCTCACTTCAAGAATTTTCCTGGAATTCATTCAGCAACTATTCATCTATTATTATGAACAGTCTGCAAAACTGCAATCTTACCATGCGCAACCCTTCCTTCAGCGGTTTAGAAGGTGCTTTACCGATGTTTATTCATCATGGTATAGCGGGCCTTGGCCTTTCAGCTGCTGGAAATGTTTTTGGGATGTTTGCTAATACCGCTAATCCTGGTTGGGGCGCCTTTTGGACAGGATTTCAGATAAGCTTTGATGTGGTTGGTTTTGCACTACAATATGATGACTTTACGCAGCACTTCTTCCAGTTATATGAACCCAAGTACGAATCTCCAATTCATAAATTGGGTGAGTAA
- the gcvT gene encoding glycine cleavage system aminomethyltransferase GcvT, which translates to MKKTALNAIHHELGGQMIEFAGYELPVQYTSINEEHRTVRAKVGLFDLTHMGEFWYEGPGALAFVNRLVTNDVAAAKDGQVLYTPMCYPDGGIVDDLLVYRFGEERILTVVNGACVDKDWEWVTQHAPKGLKVTNKSDETTLIAVQGPLAEEVVRSVTDIPLEPIGFYEFAVGTVAGVKDLLLSRTGYTGEDGFEIYIPNAHAVTVWRALWPKTEELGGRPIGLGARDTLRLEMKYCLYGNDIDKTTNPLEAGLAWTVKLEKDDFIGRDALVKIKEAKPGRRLVCFEMIERGIARQHAKCLDGDKEIGEVTSGTMSPSLGKAIGLAYLASSHRAPGSELSVDIREKSRRAVVVKPPFYKDGTRK; encoded by the coding sequence ATGAAAAAAACCGCGCTCAACGCCATCCACCACGAGCTCGGCGGCCAGATGATCGAGTTCGCCGGCTACGAGCTGCCCGTCCAGTACACCTCCATCAACGAGGAGCACCGCACCGTCCGCGCCAAGGTGGGCCTCTTCGACCTGACCCACATGGGCGAGTTCTGGTACGAGGGCCCGGGCGCCCTCGCCTTCGTCAACCGCCTGGTGACCAACGACGTGGCCGCCGCCAAAGACGGCCAGGTCCTCTACACCCCGATGTGCTATCCCGACGGCGGCATCGTGGACGACCTCCTGGTCTATCGCTTCGGCGAGGAGCGGATACTGACCGTGGTGAACGGGGCCTGCGTGGACAAGGACTGGGAGTGGGTCACCCAACACGCCCCCAAGGGGCTCAAGGTTACAAACAAGAGCGACGAGACCACCCTCATCGCCGTCCAGGGCCCCCTGGCCGAGGAGGTGGTCCGGTCGGTGACCGACATCCCCCTGGAGCCCATCGGCTTCTACGAGTTCGCCGTGGGGACGGTCGCCGGGGTGAAGGACCTGCTTCTCTCGCGCACCGGTTACACCGGCGAGGACGGCTTCGAAATCTACATCCCCAACGCGCACGCCGTGACCGTCTGGCGCGCCCTGTGGCCGAAAACGGAGGAGCTTGGGGGCAGGCCCATCGGCCTGGGCGCCCGCGACACCCTCCGCCTCGAGATGAAGTACTGCCTCTACGGCAACGACATTGACAAGACCACCAACCCCCTCGAGGCGGGGCTGGCCTGGACGGTGAAACTGGAGAAGGACGACTTCATCGGCCGCGACGCCCTGGTCAAGATTAAAGAGGCCAAACCCGGCCGCCGCCTCGTCTGCTTCGAGATGATCGAGCGCGGCATCGCCCGGCAGCACGCCAAGTGCTTAGACGGCGACAAAGAGATCGGCGAGGTAACCTCGGGGACGATGTCGCCCTCCCTGGGCAAGGCGATAGGTCTGGCCTATCTCGCGTCGTCACACCGCGCGCCGGGCTCCGAGCTCTCCGTGGACATCCGGGAAAAATCCCGTCGGGCCGTCGTGGTCAAGCCACCCTTCTACAAGGACGGAACCCGCAAGTAG
- a CDS encoding HEAT repeat domain-containing protein — MSPAVKTNSALSSPSISPIAAILDYLPTEDDPEQRLQAYIGLEDINRPIPLERLLPLLENEGDPWTLSYILHLVPDGYDEGAAAVLARRIEAEYGPRVDGSHPMFLPENATSSSSNDYEYSNFNRSYAALMRKLTRVAPETAHPILLDIYHNDPVEESRETAYGLALTTGQPGVVELIREGLESPEAGVRYHAVKAAPEFLGDEGVDIVAAAVNDPGFEVKLAAIGWIADLLGPDAADIIAPQLESPNSQIRDAAGKRLADWGDPRAFDYYYDLWDGRIISHVTYSMIANLAKYDDPRGWEVIREVCELGGRANEVRNAWLLRTEHGDPEAREFFLSIIDEEEPRFSTSEAPFEGLRSFTDDEVRAVIERIAFDETGNRDRRYYAWGVLAFWNDPRARDYWLECLNDKENPLRYLALTYLSYLDDPEVWELIRDAAENDPEKLVRFQAQEQLDKREGE, encoded by the coding sequence TTGTCCCCTGCAGTAAAGACCAACTCAGCTTTGTCGTCTCCGTCAATATCGCCGATCGCCGCCATCCTGGACTACCTGCCCACCGAGGACGACCCGGAGCAGAGGTTGCAGGCCTACATCGGGCTGGAGGATATAAACAGGCCGATTCCGCTGGAGCGCCTCCTTCCCCTGTTGGAGAACGAGGGCGACCCGTGGACGTTGAGTTACATCCTCCACCTCGTGCCCGACGGGTACGACGAGGGCGCCGCGGCCGTCCTGGCCCGTAGAATCGAGGCGGAATACGGCCCGCGGGTGGACGGTTCGCACCCGATGTTCCTGCCGGAGAACGCCACTTCCTCTTCATCCAACGACTACGAGTATAGCAACTTCAACCGCAGCTACGCCGCCCTCATGCGGAAGCTGACCCGGGTTGCGCCGGAGACCGCCCACCCGATTCTGCTCGACATCTACCACAACGACCCCGTGGAGGAGTCCCGCGAAACGGCCTACGGCCTGGCCCTCACCACGGGACAGCCCGGCGTCGTGGAGTTGATCCGCGAGGGGCTGGAGAGCCCGGAGGCCGGAGTGCGGTATCACGCGGTCAAGGCGGCCCCCGAGTTCCTGGGGGATGAAGGTGTGGACATCGTCGCCGCAGCGGTCAACGACCCCGGCTTCGAGGTAAAGCTCGCCGCCATCGGGTGGATTGCGGACCTCCTGGGCCCCGACGCCGCGGATATAATCGCCCCTCAACTGGAGAGCCCGAATAGCCAGATCCGCGACGCGGCGGGAAAGCGCCTGGCCGACTGGGGAGACCCCCGAGCCTTCGACTACTACTACGACCTGTGGGACGGCCGGATTATCAGTCACGTGACGTACTCGATGATTGCCAACCTGGCAAAGTACGACGACCCGCGGGGCTGGGAGGTCATCCGGGAGGTCTGTGAGCTCGGCGGCCGGGCGAACGAGGTCCGCAACGCCTGGCTGCTGCGCACCGAGCACGGGGACCCCGAGGCACGGGAGTTTTTCCTGTCCATCATAGACGAGGAGGAGCCGCGCTTCAGCACATCGGAAGCCCCCTTCGAAGGGCTGCGTTCGTTCACCGACGACGAGGTCCGAGCGGTCATAGAGCGCATAGCCTTCGACGAGACCGGGAACCGGGACCGGCGGTATTACGCCTGGGGGGTCCTGGCCTTCTGGAACGACCCCCGGGCGCGGGACTACTGGCTGGAATGCTTAAATGACAAAGAGAACCCCCTCCGCTATTTAGCGCTTACCTATCTTTCCTATCTCGACGACCCGGAGGTGTGGGAGCTCATCCGCGACGCCGCGGAGAACGACCCGGAAAAATTGGTGAGGTTCCAGGCCCAGGAGCAGCTGGACAAAAGAGAGGGCGAGTAG
- the gcvH gene encoding glycine cleavage system protein GcvH, whose translation MSYPDDRKYTDTHEWVIFDPEEATIGITDYAAHQLGELVYLELPDVGDRIEAGGECGVVESVKAANDIIAPISGEVTEINMAAVEEPKKVNDDPHGSGWLIKVKPDDPAEMDDLNDVAAYEELLGEE comes from the coding sequence GTGTCCTACCCCGATGACAGGAAGTACACCGATACCCACGAATGGGTGATCTTCGACCCGGAAGAGGCGACGATCGGCATCACCGATTACGCCGCCCATCAACTGGGCGAGCTCGTCTACCTCGAGCTGCCCGACGTGGGTGACCGGATCGAGGCGGGAGGCGAGTGCGGCGTCGTGGAGAGCGTCAAGGCCGCCAACGACATCATCGCCCCCATCTCCGGCGAGGTGACCGAGATCAACATGGCGGCCGTGGAAGAGCCCAAGAAGGTCAACGACGACCCGCACGGGAGCGGATGGCTGATTAAGGTCAAGCCGGACGACCCGGCGGAGATGGACGACCTCAACGATGTCGCCGCTTACGAGGAGCTCCTCGGAGAGGAATAA
- a CDS encoding biotin transporter BioY yields the protein MDRATHTETRALPRPLNYALPALLAVGALTASAWLAFPHPFTPTPVPVTWQVLVVLVLGLATPSWLALSSVGAYLALGLTGAPVFAWGANGWIAFAGPSGGYLVGFLAAAGVMGLVKDKLGDKLPALILNGLAGIATIYLFGYVWLAVWIGDAGAAFSAGVLPFVAPDLLKLAGAVSVAHLRHRLKIPRNDA from the coding sequence GTGGACCGAGCAACGCACACGGAGACTCGCGCGCTCCCCCGGCCGTTGAATTACGCCCTCCCGGCGCTCCTGGCCGTGGGGGCGCTGACGGCGAGCGCCTGGCTGGCCTTCCCCCACCCCTTCACCCCCACGCCGGTGCCGGTGACCTGGCAGGTGCTGGTGGTGCTGGTCCTGGGACTGGCGACCCCCTCCTGGCTCGCGCTCTCGTCGGTGGGGGCGTACCTGGCGCTGGGGCTCACCGGGGCGCCGGTCTTCGCCTGGGGGGCGAACGGCTGGATCGCCTTCGCCGGGCCGTCCGGGGGGTATCTGGTCGGCTTCCTCGCCGCCGCCGGGGTGATGGGCCTGGTCAAAGATAAACTGGGCGATAAGCTCCCCGCCCTCATTTTGAACGGCCTGGCGGGCATCGCCACCATCTACCTCTTCGGGTACGTCTGGCTGGCGGTGTGGATCGGGGACGCCGGGGCCGCCTTTTCGGCCGGAGTCCTGCCCTTCGTCGCCCCGGACCTCTTGAAGCTGGCCGGCGCGGTGTCCGTCGCCCACCTCCGGCACCGGCTTAAAATCCCACGAAATGACGCTTGA
- a CDS encoding flavodoxin family protein, with translation MRLLVINGSPHAAGGNTAGLTAELTKPWREADGEVVERYVARMDVRPCNATALCLAGEPCPIKDDVAALHAEMRSADALVLAGPVFIFSVTAQLKAFLDRSMALLHRPEMTGKHAVAVATSAGMGEQEVARYLGTCCEMLGYDLVGELAGVFMVYSRPNDGEALFARARRLGEELVLAVREKRKYPKLGLHAAQHRFLRDLIQRNRKLFKGDHAYWQERGWLETRWPPKGEY, from the coding sequence ATGAGACTTCTGGTGATAAACGGCTCGCCCCACGCCGCCGGGGGGAACACGGCGGGCCTCACCGCCGAGCTCACGAAGCCCTGGCGCGAGGCGGACGGCGAGGTGGTCGAGCGGTACGTCGCCCGGATGGACGTCCGCCCCTGCAACGCCACGGCCCTGTGCCTGGCCGGGGAGCCGTGTCCCATAAAGGACGACGTGGCCGCGCTCCACGCGGAAATGCGCTCCGCCGACGCCCTGGTGCTCGCCGGCCCCGTTTTCATTTTCAGCGTCACCGCCCAGCTTAAGGCTTTCCTCGACCGCTCCATGGCGCTCCTGCACCGGCCGGAGATGACCGGGAAGCACGCCGTGGCGGTGGCCACCTCCGCCGGGATGGGGGAGCAGGAGGTGGCCCGCTACCTGGGCACCTGCTGCGAAATGCTGGGGTACGACCTCGTCGGCGAGCTGGCGGGGGTTTTCATGGTTTACTCCCGGCCCAACGACGGCGAGGCGCTCTTTGCGAGAGCCCGGCGGTTGGGGGAGGAACTGGTTCTGGCGGTCCGGGAGAAGCGGAAGTACCCCAAGCTGGGGCTCCACGCGGCCCAGCACCGATTCCTGCGCGATTTGATCCAGCGCAACCGCAAGCTCTTTAAGGGTGACCACGCCTACTGGCAGGAGCGGGGCTGGCTGGAGACCCGCTGGCCCCCGAAGGGCGAGTACTGA